Proteins found in one Neofelis nebulosa isolate mNeoNeb1 chromosome 3, mNeoNeb1.pri, whole genome shotgun sequence genomic segment:
- the GPRIN3 gene encoding G protein-regulated inducer of neurite outgrowth 3, which produces MGTVPDPLRSAKTSLITASGKEEDLGEVQPASPRSPPAVLCENTNGLSSIPAEPDLSPSAAAEVLMQAFEHETTQPDMSSPGVFNEVEKVSPTCSSDKTQLPGSSEPTAPAPCSAAGKDLIDEAFTMPANQHTHQVTPGDQLNASPLSGPEDTLLKTQRTSDGEILEKPEKSNCPVGSTQSNSKDQVPCDFSSQKTIQGMLQTANTAAKVFSHPSSPVGQPKGARPGAICDSQTRSCDSPAREEGCSGNKQPSATTSDSQSVTSVTPQPPHLTSKVSTHPQDQVSRFKEASTMTNEAASEVTEAPDRARQDAGVQAVASVENRSVSTSPSILAAFLKETPIPECLEQEQLRVICNGSGSGSHTLELSDNIHSPQGSGPCPSIMPEVHIQAAAAVSTALQGECKLMSLPSEVLKISSITVASGNTQDLCKEDTGSAGMTPAREEPTSKQLSGVNSRSLKASPTDQISFSAGSQTETNHELRKVETKPSEFAVKTTDGHETNPDCQLSDSCGPANKANQPGSLDPTDKGDAREKQPASPQIVKQECRGTDILDVRARAEAKTLLLNPKSQESGGTGSAASPTPSPVRKNQEGTLEENRQTKTATSLSLPSDSMGDSSPGSGKRTPSRLVKASPRRASRVSEFLKEQKLNVTAAAAQVGLTPGEKKKQLGADSKLQLKQSKRVRDVVWDEQGMTWEVYGASLDPESLGIAIQNHLQRQIREHEKLIKAQNSQTRRSISSDTSSNKKLKGRQHSVLQSMLQNFRRPNCCVRPAPSSVLD; this is translated from the coding sequence ATGGGGACTGTACCGGACCCTTTGAGATCAGCTAAAACTTCCTTGATCACAGCTTCTGGAAAAGAAGAGGATCTAGGAGAAGTGCAGCCTGCCTCCCCTCGGTCTCCACCAGCCGTCTTGTGTGAGAACACCAATGGCCTTTCCAGCATTCCTGCAGAGCCAGACCTCAGCCCCAGTGCAGCTGCTGAGGTCCTGATGCAGGCCTTTGAGCATGAGACCACCCAGCCAGACATGTCTTCTCCTGGTGTCTTCAATGAGGTGGAAAAAGTGTCTCCTACATGCAGTTCTGACAAAACCCAGCTGCCAGGAAGCAGTGAGCCCACAGCACCAGCCCCATGTTCTGCAGCAGGAAAGGATCTCATAGATGAAGCATTTACAATGCCAGCCAACCAACACACCCACCAGGTGACCCCAGGTGACCAGCTCAATGCCAGCCCCTTATCAGGACCTGAAGACACTCTGCTGAAAACACAGAGAACCTCGGATGGGGAGATTCTTGAAAAACCTGAAAAGTCAAATTGCCCTGTGGGAAGCACCCAGAGCAACAGCAAAGACCAAGTGccctgtgatttttcttctcaaaaaacaATCCAGGGAATGCTGCAGACTGCAAATACAGCAGCCAAGGTGTTCAGTCACCCCTCGTCTCCTGTAGGCCAACCCAAAGGGGCAAGGCCAGGAGCCATATGCGACTCCCAGACAAGGTCCTGTGACTCTCCCGCGAGAGAAGAAGGATGTTCAGGGAACAAACAGCCCTCAGCCACCACTTCAGACAGCCAGTCCGTGACTTCTGTGACACCTCAACCACCCCACCTCACTAGCAAAGTCTCCACACATCCTCAAGATCAGGTGTCAAGGTTCAAAGAAGCAAGTACAATGACCAACGAAGCTGCAAGTGAGGTCACGGAAGCTCCCGACAGGGCTCGGCAAGATGCTGGGGTGCAGGCAGTGGCAAGTGTGGAGAACAGATCGGTCTCCACCAGCCCCAGCATCCTCGCTGCATTCTTAAAGGAAACCCCAATTCCTGAGTGTTTGGAACAAGAGCAGCTGCGTGTCATTTGCAATGGCAGCGGCAGTGGGAGCCACACGCTGGAGCTATCTGACAACATCCACTCCCCACAAGGGTCAGGTCCGTGCCCCAGCATCATGCCAGAAGTGCACATCCAGGCAGCTGCCGCTGTTTCCACAGCTCTCCaaggggaatgcaaattgatgagCTTACCGAGTGAGGTCCTTAAGATCTCATCCATCACCGTGGCATCCGGTAATACTCAGGATCTGTGTAAGGAAGATACAGGGTCTGCAGGAATGACCCCAGCAAGGGAAGAGCCCACCTCTAAACAGCTTTCAGGTGTGAATTCCAGGTCCCTGAAAGCCAGCCCCACTGACCAGATTTCTTTCAGTGCGGGAAGTCAAACCGAAACAAATCATGAATTGAGGAAAGTTGAAACCAAGCCATCTGAGTTTGCAGTGAAAACCACAGATGGTCACGAAACAAACCCAGACTGCCAACTCTCTGACTCTTGTGGTCCTGCCAACAAAGCCAACCAGCCCGGGAGCCTGGATCCCACTGACAAAGGAGATGCAAGAGAGAAGCAGCCGGCATCTCCTCAGATAGTAAAACAAGAATGTAGAGGCACCGATATCCTTGATGTCAGGGCCAGGGCAGAGGCCAAAACCCTGCTGCTCAATCCTAAATCTCAAGAAAGTGGAGGCACTGGGTCAGCTGCTAGTCCTACGCCCTCCCCAGTGAGGAAGAACCAGGAGGGTACCCTGGAGGAAAATAGACAGACCAAGACAGCCACCAGCCTGAGCCTCCCATCCGATTCCATGGGTGACTCCAGTCCAGGTTCTGGCAAGAGGACCCCTTCTCGCCTGGTCAAAGCCAGCCCACGGCGGGCCAGCCGAGTCAGCGAGTTCCTCAAGGAGCAAAAGTTAAATGTGACCGCGGCTGCCGCCCAGGTGGGACTCAccccaggagagaagaaaaagcagcTGGGCGCCGACTCCAAGCTGCAGTTGAAACAGTCCAAGCGTGTCAGGGACGTCGTGTGGGATGAGCAGGGCATGACCTGGGAAGTGTATGGTGCCTCCCTGGACCCAGAGTCCCTGGGTATCGCAATCCAGAACCATCTACAGAGACAAATCAGGGAACATGAGAAATTAATCAAAGCTCAAAACAGCCAGACCCGGAGATCCATTTCCTCAGATACTTCTTCAAATAAAAAGCTCAAAGGAAGGCAGCACAGTGTTTTACAGTCCATGCTGCAGAACTTTCGACGCCCCAACTGCTGTGTTCGTCCTGCCCCTTCTTCTGTGCTAGACTGA